One Canis lupus familiaris isolate Mischka breed German Shepherd chromosome 20, alternate assembly UU_Cfam_GSD_1.0, whole genome shotgun sequence genomic region harbors:
- the PNPLA6 gene encoding patatin-like phospholipase domain-containing protein 6 isoform X5, which produces MRKVSQSTSSLVDASVSTTSRPRMKKKLKMLNIAKKILRIQKEAPTLQRKEPPPAVLEADLTEGDLANSHLPSEVLYMLKNVRVLGHFEKPLFLELCRHMVFQRLSQGDYVFRPGQPDASIYVVQDGLLELCLPGPDGKECVVKEVVPGDSVNSLLSILDVITGHQHPQRTVSARAARDSTVLRLPVEAFSAVFTKYPESLVRVVQIIMVRLQRVTFLALHNYLGLTNELFSHEIQPLRLFPSPGLPSRTSPVRGSKRVVSASAAEEPRETPGRPPDPTGAPLPGPTGDPVKPTSLEAPSAPLLSRCISMPVDISGLQGGPRSDFDMAYERGRISVSLQEEASGGPQAAPARTPTQEPREQPAGACEHSYYEDELATGGCPFGPYQGRQTSSIFEAAKRELAKLMRIEDPSLLNSRVLLHHAKAGTIIARQGDQDVSLHFVLWGCLHVYQRMIDKAEDVCLFVAQPGELVGQLAVLTGEPLIFTLRAQRDCTFLRISKSDFYEIMRAQPSVVLSAAHTVAARMSPFVRQMDFAIDWTAVEAGRALYRQGDRSDCTYIVLNGRLRSVIQRGSGKKELVGEYGRGDLIGVVEALTRQPRATTVHAVRDTELAKLPEGTLGHIKRRYPQVVTRLIHLLSQKILGNLQQLQGPFPGSGLGVPPHSELTNPASNLATVAVLPVCAEVPMVAFTLELQHALQAIGPTLLLNSDIIRARLGASALDSIQEFRLSGWLAQQEDAHRIVLYQTDASLTPWTVRCLRQADCILIVGLGDQEPTLGQLEQMLENTAVRALKQLVLLHREEGPGPTRTVEWLNMRSWCSGHLHLRCPRRLFSRRSPAKLHELYEKVFSRRADRHSDFSRLARVLTGNTIALVLGGGGARGCSHIGVLKALEEAGVPVDLVGGTSIGSFIGALYAEERSASRTKQRAREWAKSMTSVMEPVLDLTYPVTSMFTGSAFNRSIHRVFQDKQIEDLWLPYFNVTTDITASAMRVHKDGSLWRYVRASMTLSGYLPPLCDPKDGHLLMDGGYINNLPADIARSMGAKTVIAIDVGSQDETDLSTYGDSLSGWWLLWKRLNPWADKIKVPDMAEIQSRLAYVSCVRQLEVVKSSSYCEYLRPPIDCFKTMDFGKFDQIYDVGYQYGKAVFGGWSRGDIIEKMLTDRRSADLNESRRADVLAFPSSGFTDLAEIVSRIEPPTTSYVSDGCADGEESDCLTEYEEDAGPDCSRDEGGSPEGASPSTASEMEEEKSVLRHRRCVPLEPPTTAADA; this is translated from the exons ATGCGGAAG GTATCACAGTCCACTTCCTCCCTGGTGGACGCGTCTGTCTCCACCACTTCCCGGCCCCGCATGAAGAAGAAACttaagatgctcaacattgccAAGAA GATCCTGCGTATCCAGAAGGAGGCACCAACGCTGCAGCGGAAGGAGCCCCCACCTGCGGTGCTGGAGGCTGACCTGACGGAGGGTGACCTGGCTAACTCCCACCTGCCCTCCGAGGTGCTCTACATGCTCAAGAATGTCCG GGTGCTGGGCCACTTCGAGAAACCACTCTTCTTGGAGCTCTGCCGACACATGGTTTTCCAGCGGCTCAGCCAGGGTGACTATGTCTTCCGGCCAGGCCAGCCAGATGCCAGTATCTATGTGGTGCAGGATGGGCTGCTGGAGCTCTGTCTGCCAGGGCCT GATGGGAAGGAGTGTGTGGTGAAGGAGGTGGTCCCTGGGGACAGTGTCAACAGCCTTCTGAGCATCCTGGACGTCATCACC GGCCACCAGCACCCCCAGCGGACGGTGTCTGCCCGGGCAGCCCGCGACTCCACAGTGCTGCGGCTGCCAGTGGAGGCCTTCTCCGCCGTGTTCACCAAGTACCCCGAGAGCTTGGTGCGGGTCGTACAG ATCATCATGGTGAGGCTGCAGCGGGTCACCTTTCTGGCACTTCACAACTACCTGGGTCTGACCAACGAGCTGTTTAGCCAC GAGATCCAGCCCCTGCGCCtcttccccagccctggccttCCCTCCCGTACCAGCCCTGTGCGTGGCTCCAAGCGGGTGGTCAGTGCCTCAGCTGCTGAGGAGCCTCGGGAGACTCCTGGCCGGCCGCCTGACCCCACCGGGGCCCCACTGCCTGGACCTACAG GGGACCCGGTGAAGCCCACATCCCTggaggctccctctgcccccctgctgAGTCGCTGCATCTCCATGCCCGTGGACATCTCAG GCTTGCAAGGTGGCCCCCGCTCAGACTTTGACATGGCGTATGAACGTGGCCGGATCTCCGTGTCCCTGCAGGAAGAGGCTTCAGGGGGGCCCCAGGCAGCTCCTGCTCGG ACCCCCACTCAGGAGCCCCGGGAGCAGCCAGCAGGTGCCTGTGAGCACAGCTACTACGAGGACGAGTTGGCCACCGGTGGGTGCCCCTTCGGGCCCTACCAGGGACGCCAGACAAGCAGCATCTTCGAGGCAGCGAAGCGGGAGCTGGCAAAACTGATGCGGATTGAG GACCCATCCCTCCTGAACAGCCGGGTCTTGCTACATCATGCCAAAGCTGGCACCATCATCGCCCGCCAGGGGGACCAG GATGTGAGCCTGCACTTTGTGCTGTGGGGCTGCTTGCATGTCTACCAACGCATGATCGACAAGGCAGAGGATGTATGCTTGTTCGTGGCACAACCTGGGGAGCTGGTGGGGCAGCTGGCAGTGCTCACGGGCGAGCCCCTCATCTTCACACTGAGAGCCCAGCGTGATTGCACCTTCCTGAGGATTTCTAAGTCCGACTTCTATGA GATCATGCGTGCACAGCCTAGTGTGGTGCTGAGTGCTGCGCACACCGTGGCCGCCAGGATGTCGCCCTTTGTGCGCCAGATGGACTTTGCCATCGATTGGACGGCGGTGGAGGCAGGCCGCGCTTTGTACAG GCAGGGTGACCGCTCCGACTGCACCTACATTGTGCTCAATGGGCGGCTGCGCAGTGTCATCCAGCGCGGCAGCGGCAAGAAGGAGCTGGTGGGCGAGTACGGCCGTGGGGACCTCATTGGCGTG GTGGAGGCGCTGACACGGCAGCCACGTGCCACAACGGTGCACGCGGTGCGGGACACAGAGCTGGCCAAACTCCCGGAGGGCACTCTGGGCCACATCAAACGTCGATACCCACAG GTCGTGACTCGCCTCATCCACCTGCTAAGCCAGAAAATTTTGGGGAATTTGCAGCAGCTGCAAGGACCCTTCCCAG GCTCAGGACTAGGCGTTCCCCCTCACTCGGAGCTTACCAACCCAGCCAGCAACCTGGCAACAGTGGCCGTCCTGCCAGTGTGTGCCGAGGTGCCCATGGTGGCCTTCACTCTGGAGCTGCAGCATGCTCTGCAAGCGATTG GTCCCACGCTCCTCCTCAACAGTGACATCATCCGGGCCCGCCTGGGGGCCTCTGCTCTGGATAG CATCCAGGAGTTCCGGCTCTCAGGGTGGCTTGCCCAGCAGGAGGATGCGCACCGCATAGTGCTCTACCAGACTGACGCATCGCTGACGCCCTGGACAGTCCGCTGCTTACGCCAGGCCGACTGCATCCTCATCGTGGGCCTGGGCGACCAGGAGCCCACGCTCGGCCAG CTGGAGCAAATGCTGGAGAATACAGCAGTGCGTGCCCTCAAGCAGCTGGTGCTGCTACACCGTGAGGAAGGCCCAGGCCCTACGCGCACTGTGGAGTGGCTCAACATGCGCAGCTGGTGCTCGGGGCACTTGCATCTGCGCTGTCCACGCCGCCTCTTCTCTCGCCGCAGCCCTGCCAAGCTG CACGAGCTCTACGAGAAGGTTTTCTCGAGGCGCGCGGACCGGCACAGCGACTTCTCCCGCTTGGCACGGGTGCTCACAGGCAACACCATCGCCCTGGtgctgggtgggggcggggccag GGGCTGCTCACATATCGGGGTGCTGAAGGCATTGGAGGAGGCAGGCGTCCCTGTCGACCTGGTGGGTGGCACATCCATCGGCTCCTTCATCGGGGCCTTGTACGCAGAGGAGCGAAGTGCCAGTCGTACCAAGCAGCGGGCCCGGGAGTGGGCCAAG AGCATGACTTCGGTGATGGAGCCTGTGCTGGACCTCACGTACCCTGTCACCTCCATGTTCACCGGCTCGGCCTTCAACCGCAGCATCCATCGAGTCTTCCAGGACAAGCAGATCGAG GACCTGTGGCTGCCGTATTTCAATGTGACCACGGACATCACCGCCTCAGCCATGCGTGTCCACAAAGATG gctccctgtggcggTACGTACGCGCCAGCATGACGCTCTCGGGCTACCTGCCCCCGCTGTGCGACCCGAAGGACGGGCACCTCCTCATGGACGGCGGCTACATCAACAACCTGCCAG CGGACATCGCCCGCAGCATGGGTGCCAAGACAGTCATCGCCATCGACGTGGGAAGCCAGGATGAGACGGACCTCAGCACCTATGGGGACAGCCTGTCTGGCTGGTGGCTGCTGTGGAAGCGGCTGAACCCCTGGGCAGACAAGATCAAGGTTCCAGACATGGCCGAGATCCAGTCTCGCCTGGCCTACGTGTCCTGCGTGCGGCAGCTGGAGGTGGTTAAGTCCAGCTCCTACTGCGAGTACCTGCGCCCGCCCATCGACTGCTTCAAGACCATGGACTTCGGGAAGTTCGATCAGATCTAT GATGTGGGCTACCAGTACGGGAAGGCGGTGTTCGGGGGCTGGAGCCGGGGCGACATCA